In Mycobacterium gallinarum, a single window of DNA contains:
- the mftF gene encoding mycofactocin biosynthesis glycosyltransferase MftF (Members of this protein family, MftF, are glycosyltransferases, members of PF00535 (glycosyl transferase family 2). The encoding gene is found as part of the mycofactocin cassette, in Mycobacterium tuberculosis, many other Actinobacteria, and occasional members of other lineages. Mycofactocin itself, a putative redox carrier, is a heavily modified derivative of the C-terminal Val-Tyr dipeptide of the mycofactocin precursor MftA (TIGR03969).), which translates to MTGPRLPDGFAVQVDRRVKVLGEGSALLGGSPTRLLRLAPAAQTMLTGGRLEVHDAVSAQLARTLLDATVAHPRPATGPSHRDVTVVIPVRDNISGLRRLVAALRGMRIIVVDDGSATPVQQADFAQMYSDVQILRHDRSKGPAAARNTGMAACHTDYIAFLDSDVVPRRGWLEALLGHFCDPAVALVAPRIIGLREPENLVARYEAVRSSLDLGMREAPVVPFGTVSYVPSAAIICRSTVLKNLGGFDETLRSGEDVDLCWRLIEAGARLRYEPVALVGHDHRTQLREWLSRKSFYGESAAPLSVRHPGKTAPLVISGWTLVAWMLMAMGSGIGYLASMVVATITGRRIARSLSTVETEPKEVAVVAAHGLWSAALQLASAICRHYWPVAFVAALLSRRCRQVVLVAAIVDGVVDWITRNGNSEDETKPVGLLTYILLKRLDDMAYGAGLWTGVVRERHVGALKPQIRT; encoded by the coding sequence ATGACCGGACCACGGCTGCCCGACGGGTTCGCCGTCCAGGTGGATCGCCGGGTGAAGGTCCTCGGCGAGGGGTCCGCGTTGCTCGGCGGATCGCCTACCCGGTTGCTGCGATTGGCGCCCGCGGCGCAGACGATGCTCACCGGCGGACGGCTCGAGGTGCACGACGCGGTCAGCGCACAGCTCGCGCGCACGCTGCTCGACGCGACAGTGGCGCATCCGCGGCCCGCGACCGGACCGTCGCATCGCGATGTCACAGTCGTTATTCCCGTGCGGGACAACATCTCTGGCCTTCGTCGCCTGGTCGCGGCTCTTCGTGGCATGCGAATCATCGTCGTCGACGACGGGTCGGCCACCCCGGTTCAGCAGGCCGACTTCGCCCAGATGTACAGCGATGTGCAGATCCTGCGACACGATCGCAGCAAGGGTCCCGCGGCCGCCCGCAACACCGGCATGGCGGCGTGCCACACCGACTACATCGCGTTCCTCGACTCCGACGTGGTGCCGCGGCGCGGGTGGCTCGAGGCGCTGCTCGGGCATTTCTGCGACCCCGCGGTGGCACTCGTCGCACCGCGGATCATCGGCCTGCGCGAGCCGGAAAACCTGGTGGCCCGCTACGAAGCCGTGAGGTCCTCTCTTGACCTCGGTATGCGCGAAGCACCCGTCGTACCCTTCGGGACCGTCTCCTACGTGCCGAGCGCCGCGATCATCTGCCGAAGCACCGTGCTCAAGAATTTGGGCGGGTTCGACGAGACACTCAGGTCCGGCGAAGACGTCGACCTGTGCTGGAGGTTGATCGAGGCAGGAGCTCGGCTGCGCTACGAACCTGTCGCTCTGGTCGGCCACGACCATCGCACCCAACTGCGAGAGTGGCTCTCGCGCAAGTCTTTCTACGGAGAATCCGCCGCACCGCTGTCGGTCCGGCACCCCGGGAAGACGGCACCGCTCGTCATCTCGGGGTGGACGCTGGTCGCGTGGATGCTGATGGCGATGGGCTCGGGTATCGGCTACCTCGCGTCGATGGTGGTCGCCACGATCACCGGGCGCCGTATCGCAAGGTCGCTGTCCACCGTGGAGACCGAACCCAAGGAAGTGGCCGTAGTGGCAGCCCACGGGTTGTGGTCCGCGGCGTTACAGCTGGCGTCGGCCATCTGCCGCCACTACTGGCCCGTCGCGTTCGTCGCGGCACTGCTTTCGCGACGATGCCGTCAAGTGGTGTTGGTGGCGGCCATCGTCGATGGAGTGGTGGACTGGATCACCCGCAACGGCAACAGTGAGGACGAGACGAAACCCGTCGGTCTGCTCACCTACATCCTGCTCAAGCGGCTCGACGACATGGCGTACGGTGCGGGACTGTGGACCGGCGTCGTGCGTGAGCGTCATGTCGGCGCACTCAAGCCACAGATTCGGACCTGA
- the mftG gene encoding mycofactocin dehydrogenase MftG, with translation MHCDVLIVGAGSAGSVLAERLSVDSSRRVTVIEAGPGPSDPSVLTQITDGLRLPIGAASSVVRRYATTLTDDPERHAQIMRGAVVGGSGAVNGGYFCRGLPSDFDGWGLPGWAWSDVLPHFLAIETDLDFGGPLHGRDGPIQVQRVAEFDGCTATFVDAAERAGYRRVDDLNGSAPDAPLPSGVGPVPLNINGGTRVGPGGAFLKPAMDRAGLTVLTDTRATRIRIVDGRAVGVHCVGPDGPVDVTADRIVLSAGAIGSAHLLMLSGVGPRQTLSAAGVPVVADLPVGVATADHPEWVLPVDWSETHGLPPLEAVLTTDDGLEIRPYTAGFGAMVSGRRDDPADHPHIGVALMQPRSRGRVRLVSADPDVGPVIEHRYDSEPADVAALRAGAELARELAGAQAQSEKTSWSTSQHLCGTARMGRDDDATAVVDTRCRVRGVDALWVVDGSVLPRITSRGPHATTVMLGHRAAEFIV, from the coding sequence TTGCACTGCGATGTGTTGATCGTCGGCGCCGGAAGCGCCGGATCGGTATTAGCGGAACGACTTTCGGTTGACTCCAGTCGCCGCGTCACGGTCATCGAGGCCGGCCCCGGCCCATCCGACCCGTCCGTTCTGACACAGATCACCGACGGCCTGCGGTTGCCGATCGGCGCCGCCAGCTCGGTGGTGCGGCGCTATGCGACGACGCTGACCGACGATCCCGAGCGGCACGCACAGATCATGAGGGGTGCGGTCGTCGGCGGATCGGGTGCGGTCAACGGCGGCTATTTCTGCCGTGGACTGCCGTCGGACTTCGACGGCTGGGGGTTGCCTGGATGGGCGTGGTCCGACGTGCTGCCACACTTCCTGGCCATCGAAACCGACCTCGACTTCGGTGGCCCGCTGCATGGTCGCGACGGTCCTATTCAGGTGCAGCGGGTCGCCGAATTCGACGGCTGTACCGCGACTTTCGTAGACGCTGCGGAAAGAGCAGGGTATCGGCGGGTGGACGATCTGAACGGGTCCGCGCCGGACGCCCCGCTGCCTTCGGGAGTCGGCCCGGTGCCGTTGAACATCAACGGCGGTACGCGGGTGGGTCCCGGTGGCGCCTTTCTCAAGCCCGCGATGGATCGCGCCGGTCTCACCGTGCTGACCGATACGAGGGCGACGCGCATCCGGATCGTCGACGGTCGTGCGGTGGGCGTGCACTGCGTCGGACCCGACGGACCAGTCGATGTGACCGCCGACCGAATCGTGTTGTCGGCCGGTGCGATCGGATCCGCGCATCTGCTGATGCTGTCGGGTGTCGGCCCACGACAGACGCTGAGCGCCGCGGGAGTACCCGTGGTGGCCGACCTCCCGGTGGGTGTTGCAACCGCAGACCATCCGGAGTGGGTGCTGCCGGTCGACTGGTCCGAGACGCACGGTCTACCACCACTGGAGGCGGTGCTGACGACCGATGACGGACTCGAAATCAGGCCGTATACCGCGGGTTTCGGTGCGATGGTGAGCGGTCGGCGCGACGACCCCGCCGACCACCCGCACATCGGGGTCGCCCTCATGCAACCAAGATCGCGGGGCAGGGTCCGGCTGGTGTCAGCGGATCCGGACGTCGGCCCCGTCATCGAGCACCGGTACGACAGTGAGCCCGCGGACGTCGCGGCGCTGCGTGCCGGCGCCGAGCTGGCACGCGAACTCGCCGGTGCGCAGGCACAATCCGAGAAGACATCGTGGTCGACGTCGCAACATCTGTGCGGCACCGCGCGGATGGGACGCGACGACGACGCAACGGCGGTGGTCGACACCCGGTGCCGGGTGCGCGGCGTCGACGCCTTATGGGTGGTCGACGGCTCGGTGCTTCCCCGCATCACCAGCCGAGGCCCGCACGCCACCACCGTCATGCTCGGCCACCGGGCTGCCGAGTTCATCGTCTGA